A single Oncorhynchus kisutch isolate 150728-3 linkage group LG19, Okis_V2, whole genome shotgun sequence DNA region contains:
- the si:ch211-145o7.3 gene encoding forkhead box protein N2 isoform X1, which yields MESDSHTLPLLPMSLPYPATLYHCLPLSSSLLQTSSTVHVSLPLSPLSIPPSPTSLCPTAPASVHLKTQPLSPLLHTLSPPLFLDGQNLHCLNSLTTSDEDDLTCLNWLHQRGNLLPLQPLPKTTPLPQLEPQDPIPTPHLPPSPSKPPYSFSSLIFMAIEDSPDKRLPVKGIYEWIVNSFPYYRAAPGGWRNSVRHNLSLSKSFRRIHRDKSQFVGKGSLWCVCPEYRHALLEVLRKAHYYHGTNSNLLNNPVLLEGADYEVSMVCDTVEISDSHCQTLLSSPSTPALTLDNPPLSSYPLCPLTPDHEEMVNMEAMEYEEEVGEEMEKDPLSDSGYIELHYYQYHQYQYLVLPGDTELDLETVQILQLDAEAQEAAGSLLDLAGGGH from the exons atggagagtgactctCACACACTGCCACTCCTCCCTATGTCTCTTCCTTATCCCGCCACTCTCTACCACTGCCTGCCTTTATCTTCCTCTCTTTTGCAAACTTCTTCCACTGTTCATGTttcactccctctgtctcctctatcaATCCCGCCATCCCCTACTTCACTTTGTCCCACAGCCCCAGCTTCAGTTCACCTCAAGactcaacctctctcccctcttttacACACCTTGTCCCCACCTTTGTTTCTTGATGGACAAAACTTACACTGCCTAAACTCTCTAACCACATCTGACGAAGATGACTTGACCTGCCTCAACTGGCTGCATCAAAGAGGCAACTTGCTTCCCCTGCAGCCCCTGCCCAAAACAACACCACTGCCTCAGCTGGAGCCCCAGGATCCCATACCTACCCcacaccttcctccctccccatccaaGCCCCCTTACTCCTTTAGTAGTCTAATCTTCATGGCGATAGAGGACTCGCCAGACAAGAGGCTCCCAGTAAAGGGTATCTATGAATGGATAGTGAACAGCTTCCCCTACTACAGAGCAGCACCTGGGGGATGGAGAAACTCTGTTCGACACAACCTGTCTCTGAGTAAGAGCTTCCGTCGGATTCACAGGGACAAGAGCCAG TTTGTGGGGAAGGgctcactgtggtgtgtgtgtccagaatATCGACATGCTCTTCTGGAGGTGCTCAGGAAAGCGCATTATTACCACGGCACCAACAGTAACTTACTAAACAACCCTGTATT GTTGGAGGGAGCTGATTACGAAGTATCTATGGTGTGTGACACTGTGGAGATCTCAG ATTCCCATTGtcaaactctcctctcctccccctctaccccaGCCTTGACCTTAGAcaacccacctctctcctcatatCCACTTTGCCCTCTAACCCCTGACCATGAGGAGATGGTCAACATGGAGGCAATGGAATATGAGGAAGAGGTTGgtgaggagatggagaaagacCCCCTGTCAGACAGTGGCTACATAGAGTTACACTACTACCAGTATCACCAGTACCAGTATCTGGTCCTGCCCGGGGACACTGAACTGGATCTGGAGACCGTACAGATCCTGCAGCTGGATGCTGAGGCCCAAGAGGCTGCTGGGTCACTTCTGGACCTGGCAGGGGGTGGACATTAG
- the si:ch211-145o7.3 gene encoding forkhead box protein N2 isoform X2: MESDSHTLPLLPMSLPYPATLYHCLPLSSSLLQTSSTVHVSLPLSPLSIPPSPTSLCPTAPASVHLKTQPLSPLLHTLSPPLFLDGQNLHCLNSLTTSDEDDLTCLNWLHQRGNLLPLQPLPKTTPLPQLEPQDPIPTPHLPPSPSKPPYSFSSLIFMAIEDSPDKRLPVKGIYEWIVNSFPYYRAAPGGWRNSVRHNLSLSKSFRRIHRDKSQFVGKGSLWCVCPEYRHALLEVLRKAHYYHGTNSNLLNNPVLLEGADYEVSMVCDTVEISALTLDNPPLSSYPLCPLTPDHEEMVNMEAMEYEEEVGEEMEKDPLSDSGYIELHYYQYHQYQYLVLPGDTELDLETVQILQLDAEAQEAAGSLLDLAGGGH, from the exons atggagagtgactctCACACACTGCCACTCCTCCCTATGTCTCTTCCTTATCCCGCCACTCTCTACCACTGCCTGCCTTTATCTTCCTCTCTTTTGCAAACTTCTTCCACTGTTCATGTttcactccctctgtctcctctatcaATCCCGCCATCCCCTACTTCACTTTGTCCCACAGCCCCAGCTTCAGTTCACCTCAAGactcaacctctctcccctcttttacACACCTTGTCCCCACCTTTGTTTCTTGATGGACAAAACTTACACTGCCTAAACTCTCTAACCACATCTGACGAAGATGACTTGACCTGCCTCAACTGGCTGCATCAAAGAGGCAACTTGCTTCCCCTGCAGCCCCTGCCCAAAACAACACCACTGCCTCAGCTGGAGCCCCAGGATCCCATACCTACCCcacaccttcctccctccccatccaaGCCCCCTTACTCCTTTAGTAGTCTAATCTTCATGGCGATAGAGGACTCGCCAGACAAGAGGCTCCCAGTAAAGGGTATCTATGAATGGATAGTGAACAGCTTCCCCTACTACAGAGCAGCACCTGGGGGATGGAGAAACTCTGTTCGACACAACCTGTCTCTGAGTAAGAGCTTCCGTCGGATTCACAGGGACAAGAGCCAG TTTGTGGGGAAGGgctcactgtggtgtgtgtgtccagaatATCGACATGCTCTTCTGGAGGTGCTCAGGAAAGCGCATTATTACCACGGCACCAACAGTAACTTACTAAACAACCCTGTATT GTTGGAGGGAGCTGATTACGAAGTATCTATGGTGTGTGACACTGTGGAGATCTCAG CCTTGACCTTAGAcaacccacctctctcctcatatCCACTTTGCCCTCTAACCCCTGACCATGAGGAGATGGTCAACATGGAGGCAATGGAATATGAGGAAGAGGTTGgtgaggagatggagaaagacCCCCTGTCAGACAGTGGCTACATAGAGTTACACTACTACCAGTATCACCAGTACCAGTATCTGGTCCTGCCCGGGGACACTGAACTGGATCTGGAGACCGTACAGATCCTGCAGCTGGATGCTGAGGCCCAAGAGGCTGCTGGGTCACTTCTGGACCTGGCAGGGGGTGGACATTAG
- the LOC109864752 gene encoding atlastin-3 isoform X1 — MGSEPGPVQIVTVCKKDHSFALDTEALGRVLLAPEVRDKHVVVLSVAGAFRKGKSFILDFMLRYMYRKKHGEEWLGQEDEPLTGFKWRGGSEPETTGIQLWSEVFLVEKSDGMEVAVLLMDTQGAFDNQSTVKDCATIFALSTMTSSIQIYNLSQNIQEDDLQQLQLFTEYGRLAMDEIFLKPFQSLMFLIRDWSFPYEYKYGLKGGSEFLDKRLQVKETQHEELQTVREHIHSCFTSINCFLLPHPGLKVATSPAFKGQLSDVAPEFKEELRNLIPTLLHPDNLAEKEINGNKVTCRGLLEFFKAYIKIYQGEDLPHPKSMLLATAEANNLAAVAAAKDQYYKNMEKVCGGDLPYVAPASLEEKHQFFLQESLHVFSSTKKMGGQEFCDRYQDQLEAELVELWQSFRKHNESKNVFTAFRTPAVLFVLVCFLYVLSGLLLFIGLATIAFACDCVLGLAMVAMLTWAFIRYSGKYRGLGGAIDQTAGVILQQATVVLNKSRPAVAKMKKSS; from the exons ATGGGCAGTGAGCCAGGTCCAGTCCAGATTGTGACAGTGTGCAAGAAAGATCACTCCTTTGCCTTGGATACAGAGGCTTTAGGACGGGTTCTGCTTGCACCGGAGGTTCGGGATAAACATGTGGTGGTGCTCTCGGTGGCCGGGGCCTTCCGGAAAGGCAAGAGCTTCATTCTGGACTTCATGCTCCGCTACATGTACAGGAAG AAGCATGGTGAGGAGTGGCTGGGTCAGGAGGATGAGCCCCTGACTGGGTTTAAATGGAGGGGGGGCTCAGAGCCAGAGACCACCGGCATCCAGCTGTGGAGTGAGGTCTTCCTGGTGGAGAAGAGTGATGGGATGGAG GTGGCAGTATTACTGATGGACACCCAGGGTGCATTTGACAACCAATCCACCGTGAAAGATTGTGCCACAATCTTTGCCCTCAGTACTATGACCAGCTCAATACAG ATCTACAACCTCTCACAGAACATTCAGGAAGATGATCTGCAGCAGCTGCAG CTGTTCACAGAGTATGGACGCCTCGCCATGGATGAAATCTTCCTGAAGCCATTTCAG TCTCTGATGTTCCTAATCAGGGATTGGAGCTTTCCCTATGAATATAAATATGGTCTGAAGGGAGGCAGTGAGTTCCTTGATAAACGTCTACAG GTGAAAGAGACCCAGCATGAGGAACTACAGACAGTGAGGGAACACATTCATTCCTGCTTCACCTCCATCAACTGTTTCCTGCTACCACATCCTGGGTTGAAGGTGGCCACCAGCCCCGCTTTCAAGGGCCAGCTTAGTG ATGTGGCTCCAGAGTTTAAAGAGGAGCTACGCAACCTCATCCCCACACTGCTGCATCCAGACAACCTGGCTGAGAAAGAGATCAACGGCAACAAAGTCACCTGCAGGGGCCTCCTGGAGTTCTTCAAG GCATACATCAAGATCTACCAGGGTGAAGACCTACCACACCCAAAGTCCATGCTGCTG GCCACAGCAGAGGCCAACAACCTGGCAGCTGTGGCGGCAGCCAAAGACCAGTATTACAAGAACATGGAGAAG GTCTGCGGGGGAGACCTTCCCTATGTGGCTCCTGCCTCTCTGGAGGAGAAGCACCAGTTCTTCCTCCAGGAGTCCCTCCATGTCTTCTCCTCCACTAAGAAGATGGGAGGACAGGAGTTCTGTGACCGCTACCAAGACCAGCTTGAGGCCGAGTTGGTAGAGCTGTGGCAGTCTTTCAGAAAGCACAATGAG TCAAAGAATGTCTTCACTGCATTCCGGACGCCTGCAGTGCTGTTTGTCCTTGTGTGCTTCCTGTACGTGCTGTCAGGGCTATTGCTCTTCATCGGCCTGGCTACCATTGCTTTTGCATGTGACTGTGTCTTGGGCCTGGCCATGGTCGCCATGCTCACCTGGGCCTTCATACGCTATTCGGGAAAATACCGGGGGCTGGGGGGAGCCATCGACCAGACGGCAGGTGTCATACTGCAGCAG GCCACTGTGGTGTTGAATAAGTCGAGGCCAGCGGTGGCTAAGATGAAGAAATCCAGCTAG
- the LOC109864752 gene encoding atlastin-3 isoform X2, producing MGSEPGPVQIVTVCKKDHSFALDTEALGRVLLAPEVRDKHVVVLSVAGAFRKGKSFILDFMLRYMYRKHGEEWLGQEDEPLTGFKWRGGSEPETTGIQLWSEVFLVEKSDGMEVAVLLMDTQGAFDNQSTVKDCATIFALSTMTSSIQIYNLSQNIQEDDLQQLQLFTEYGRLAMDEIFLKPFQSLMFLIRDWSFPYEYKYGLKGGSEFLDKRLQVKETQHEELQTVREHIHSCFTSINCFLLPHPGLKVATSPAFKGQLSDVAPEFKEELRNLIPTLLHPDNLAEKEINGNKVTCRGLLEFFKAYIKIYQGEDLPHPKSMLLATAEANNLAAVAAAKDQYYKNMEKVCGGDLPYVAPASLEEKHQFFLQESLHVFSSTKKMGGQEFCDRYQDQLEAELVELWQSFRKHNESKNVFTAFRTPAVLFVLVCFLYVLSGLLLFIGLATIAFACDCVLGLAMVAMLTWAFIRYSGKYRGLGGAIDQTAGVILQQATVVLNKSRPAVAKMKKSS from the exons ATGGGCAGTGAGCCAGGTCCAGTCCAGATTGTGACAGTGTGCAAGAAAGATCACTCCTTTGCCTTGGATACAGAGGCTTTAGGACGGGTTCTGCTTGCACCGGAGGTTCGGGATAAACATGTGGTGGTGCTCTCGGTGGCCGGGGCCTTCCGGAAAGGCAAGAGCTTCATTCTGGACTTCATGCTCCGCTACATGTACAGGAAG CATGGTGAGGAGTGGCTGGGTCAGGAGGATGAGCCCCTGACTGGGTTTAAATGGAGGGGGGGCTCAGAGCCAGAGACCACCGGCATCCAGCTGTGGAGTGAGGTCTTCCTGGTGGAGAAGAGTGATGGGATGGAG GTGGCAGTATTACTGATGGACACCCAGGGTGCATTTGACAACCAATCCACCGTGAAAGATTGTGCCACAATCTTTGCCCTCAGTACTATGACCAGCTCAATACAG ATCTACAACCTCTCACAGAACATTCAGGAAGATGATCTGCAGCAGCTGCAG CTGTTCACAGAGTATGGACGCCTCGCCATGGATGAAATCTTCCTGAAGCCATTTCAG TCTCTGATGTTCCTAATCAGGGATTGGAGCTTTCCCTATGAATATAAATATGGTCTGAAGGGAGGCAGTGAGTTCCTTGATAAACGTCTACAG GTGAAAGAGACCCAGCATGAGGAACTACAGACAGTGAGGGAACACATTCATTCCTGCTTCACCTCCATCAACTGTTTCCTGCTACCACATCCTGGGTTGAAGGTGGCCACCAGCCCCGCTTTCAAGGGCCAGCTTAGTG ATGTGGCTCCAGAGTTTAAAGAGGAGCTACGCAACCTCATCCCCACACTGCTGCATCCAGACAACCTGGCTGAGAAAGAGATCAACGGCAACAAAGTCACCTGCAGGGGCCTCCTGGAGTTCTTCAAG GCATACATCAAGATCTACCAGGGTGAAGACCTACCACACCCAAAGTCCATGCTGCTG GCCACAGCAGAGGCCAACAACCTGGCAGCTGTGGCGGCAGCCAAAGACCAGTATTACAAGAACATGGAGAAG GTCTGCGGGGGAGACCTTCCCTATGTGGCTCCTGCCTCTCTGGAGGAGAAGCACCAGTTCTTCCTCCAGGAGTCCCTCCATGTCTTCTCCTCCACTAAGAAGATGGGAGGACAGGAGTTCTGTGACCGCTACCAAGACCAGCTTGAGGCCGAGTTGGTAGAGCTGTGGCAGTCTTTCAGAAAGCACAATGAG TCAAAGAATGTCTTCACTGCATTCCGGACGCCTGCAGTGCTGTTTGTCCTTGTGTGCTTCCTGTACGTGCTGTCAGGGCTATTGCTCTTCATCGGCCTGGCTACCATTGCTTTTGCATGTGACTGTGTCTTGGGCCTGGCCATGGTCGCCATGCTCACCTGGGCCTTCATACGCTATTCGGGAAAATACCGGGGGCTGGGGGGAGCCATCGACCAGACGGCAGGTGTCATACTGCAGCAG GCCACTGTGGTGTTGAATAAGTCGAGGCCAGCGGTGGCTAAGATGAAGAAATCCAGCTAG
- the LOC109864754 gene encoding cofilin-2-like, with the protein MASGVTVTDDVITVFNEMKVRKAQANEDEKKKRKKAVLFCLSEDKKHIILEEGQEILTGDVGVTVQDPYLHFVKMLPPDDCRYALYDATYETKETKKEDLVFIFWAPDGAPLKSKMIYASSKDAIKKKFTGIKHEWQVNGLEDIKDRRTLADKLGGSSVITLEGSPL; encoded by the exons ATG GCTTCCGGGGTGACAGTAACAGATGACGTTATCACAGTCTTCAACGAGATGAAGGTGCGTAAGGCACAGGCGAACGAGgatgagaagaagaagaggaagaaggcgGTGCTGTTCTGCCTGAGCGAGGACAAGAAGCACATCATCCTGGAGGAGGGCCAAGAGATCCTGACAGGAGACGTGGGTGTCACGGTCCAGGACCCCTACCTGCACTTCGTCAAGATGCTGCCCCCAGACGACTGCCGTTACGCCCTCTACGACGCCACCTACGAGACCAAGGAGACCAAGAAAGAGGACCTGGTCTTCATCTTCTG GGCCCCAGATGGCGCTCCCCTGAAGAGCAAGATGATCTACGCCAGCTCAAAGGATGCCATCAAGAAGAAGTTCACAG GTATCAAGCACGAGTGGCAAGTGAACGGTTTGGAAGACATCAAGGACCGGCGCACCCTTGCCGACAAGCTTGGAGGTTCATCGGTAATCACCCTGGAAGGAAGCCCTCTATAA